In one window of Campylobacter hepaticus DNA:
- a CDS encoding TlyA family RNA methyltransferase, whose protein sequence is MRYDFFVAKRLNISRNKALELIENEEVLLNDKSFKASFNIKKFLVKLKQKKDLSFEEIFSSKELNLELLGKIYVSRAALKLKTFLQNNNIFIKDKICLDIGSSTGGFVQILLENKALKVVALDIGDKQLHASLRSHARLIVYENTDLREFKSEEQFDLITCDVSFISLKSLLFYIDQLALKELILLFKPQFEVGKNVKRDKKGVLKDDKAISKSRLDFEKECAKLGWILKNTQESCIKGKEGNIEYFYYYVKN, encoded by the coding sequence ATGAGATACGATTTTTTTGTTGCAAAACGTTTAAATATCAGTAGAAATAAGGCTTTAGAATTGATAGAAAATGAAGAAGTTTTGCTTAATGATAAAAGTTTTAAAGCTTCTTTTAATATAAAAAAATTTTTAGTAAAACTCAAACAGAAAAAAGATTTAAGTTTTGAAGAGATTTTTTCTTCTAAGGAATTAAATTTGGAGCTTTTAGGTAAAATTTATGTTTCAAGAGCGGCTTTAAAATTAAAAACTTTTCTTCAAAATAATAATATTTTTATTAAAGATAAAATTTGTTTAGATATAGGATCTAGTACAGGAGGCTTTGTTCAAATTTTATTAGAAAATAAGGCTTTGAAAGTTGTTGCTTTAGATATAGGGGATAAACAATTGCATGCAAGTTTAAGATCTCATGCTAGGCTTATTGTTTATGAGAACACAGATTTAAGAGAGTTTAAAAGTGAAGAACAATTTGATCTTATAACTTGTGATGTAAGTTTTATTTCCTTAAAAAGTTTGCTTTTTTATATAGATCAATTAGCTTTAAAAGAGCTTATTTTGCTTTTTAAACCTCAATTTGAAGTAGGAAAAAATGTTAAACGAGATAAAAAAGGGGTTTTAAAAGATGATAAGGCTATTTCAAAATCTAGATTAGATTTTGAAAAAGAATGTGCTAAATTGGGTTGGATTTTAAAAAATACGCAAGAATCTTGTATTAAAGGAAAGGAGGGTAATATTGAATATTTTTACTACTATGTTAAAAACTAA
- the ligA gene encoding NAD-dependent DNA ligase LigA, with amino-acid sequence MTKEQYLEKVKLANLWMRAYYEKDEPLASDEEYDALIRELRAFEKINENEIAKDSPTQKVAPIIQSEFKKLAHLKRMWSMEDVFDETELRAWVKRVKNEKNFFIEPKFDGASLNLLYEKGKLISGATRGDGEIGEDITLNVFEIDSIPKNIPYKEKIEIRGEVVILKEDFEKINAKRASLNQALFANPRNAASGSLRQLDTSVTRDRNLKFYPWGVGENSLNFKTHSQIMSFIRELGFLKDEFIKVCKDVDEVLKAYKELLALREQKAMMMDGMVVRIDDLALCDELAYTVKFPKFMVAFKFPALEKTTRLIGVNLQVGRSGVITPVAILEAVNLDGVMVKSATLHNFDEIARLDVKINDFVSVIRSGDVIPKITKVFKERRDGLEIDITRPQFCPTCHNELLDEGTLLKCQNIDCKDRLVNSIIHFVSKKCLNIEGLGENIVELLYKNKKITTLESIFHLEFADFEGLEGFKQKKINNLLNSIKNAKECELFRFINALGIEHIGEVAAKKLSLSFGLQWHKQDFQAYMSLEGFGEQMALSLCEFTRVNRLRIDEFYKLLNLKVEARQIINNSTIFGKTFVITGTLSRPRDEIKALIESFGAKVSSSLSKKTDYVLFGQEAGSKLSKAQDLGVRCINENAFHKLIKK; translated from the coding sequence GCAAGTGATGAAGAATATGATGCTTTAATCAGAGAATTAAGAGCTTTTGAAAAGATAAATGAAAATGAGATTGCAAAAGATTCTCCAACGCAAAAAGTTGCACCTATTATACAAAGTGAATTTAAAAAACTTGCCCATTTAAAACGCATGTGGTCCATGGAAGATGTTTTTGACGAAACGGAGCTTAGAGCATGGGTAAAACGTGTAAAAAATGAGAAAAATTTTTTTATAGAGCCTAAATTTGATGGGGCAAGTTTAAATTTGCTTTATGAAAAAGGTAAATTAATAAGCGGTGCAACAAGGGGTGATGGTGAAATAGGTGAAGATATCACTCTTAATGTTTTTGAGATTGATAGTATTCCTAAAAATATCCCTTATAAAGAAAAGATAGAAATTCGTGGTGAAGTAGTTATTTTAAAAGAAGATTTTGAAAAAATCAATGCTAAAAGAGCGAGTTTAAATCAGGCTTTATTTGCTAATCCTCGCAATGCAGCAAGTGGGAGTTTAAGGCAATTAGATACAAGTGTTACAAGGGATAGAAATTTAAAATTTTATCCTTGGGGGGTAGGAGAAAATAGTTTAAATTTTAAAACTCATAGTCAAATTATGAGTTTTATAAGAGAACTTGGTTTTTTAAAAGATGAATTTATTAAAGTTTGTAAAGATGTTGACGAGGTTTTAAAAGCTTATAAAGAGCTTTTAGCTTTAAGAGAACAAAAAGCTATGATGATGGATGGAATGGTTGTAAGAATTGATGATCTTGCGCTTTGTGATGAGCTTGCTTATACGGTAAAATTTCCAAAGTTTATGGTAGCTTTTAAATTTCCTGCTCTTGAAAAAACAACGCGTTTAATAGGTGTGAATTTACAAGTAGGAAGAAGTGGAGTGATTACTCCTGTAGCTATTTTAGAAGCAGTAAATTTAGATGGAGTTATGGTAAAATCAGCAACTTTGCATAATTTTGATGAGATTGCAAGGCTTGATGTTAAAATTAATGATTTTGTTAGTGTTATAAGAAGTGGGGATGTGATACCAAAAATCACTAAGGTGTTTAAAGAACGTCGAGATGGTTTAGAAATTGATATTACTCGTCCTCAATTTTGTCCTACTTGTCATAATGAGCTTTTAGATGAAGGAACTTTGTTAAAATGTCAAAATATAGACTGCAAGGATAGGCTTGTAAATTCTATCATTCATTTTGTTTCTAAAAAGTGTTTAAATATAGAAGGTTTGGGAGAAAATATTGTTGAGCTTTTATATAAAAATAAAAAAATTACTACACTTGAGAGTATTTTTCACTTAGAATTTGCTGATTTTGAAGGTTTGGAAGGTTTTAAACAAAAAAAGATTAATAATCTTTTAAATTCTATTAAAAATGCAAAAGAATGTGAGCTTTTTCGTTTTATTAATGCTTTGGGTATTGAGCATATAGGTGAAGTTGCCGCTAAGAAATTAAGCTTGAGTTTTGGTTTGCAATGGCATAAACAAGATTTTCAAGCTTATATGAGTTTAGAAGGTTTTGGTGAGCAAATGGCTTTAAGCCTTTGTGAATTTACACGGGTAAATCGTTTAAGAATTGATGAGTTTTATAAACTTTTAAATTTGAAAGTAGAAGCTAGGCAAATTATAAATAATAGTACAATTTTTGGAAAAACCTTTGTTATTACAGGTACGCTTTCACGTCCTAGAGATGAAATAAAAGCCTTAATAGAAAGTTTTGGAGCTAAGGTAAGTTCTTCGCTTTCTAAAAAAACAGATTATGTGCTTTTTGGCCAAGAAGCAGGATCAAAATTAAGTAAAGCTCAAGATCTTGGTGTAAGGTGTATTAATGAGAACGCTTTTCATAAGCTTATTAAAAAATAG